TCAACCACCCGAACCCCAATGCCCCTGATAATCTTAACGACAAGCGCCCCCTCAACCCCCAGCCCCATCATCCTTAGGAAGTGGTAGTAGGCCTCAACCTGATACGCCTCCCTTGGTTCAAGAAACCCAAGCCTATTAACTCTATTCGTAGTCTTAAGTTCAATCACTAACCAGGGTTTACCATCCCTGTTAATTATCAAGTCCGGTAAGCCTAGGATTGGTACACCCTTAATTAAGGCTACTACGCTCCTCTCCTCAATGTAGGGTTTAGTGAAGTCTGCTTTACCAATCCAGTTCCTCATCCTCATGTTGAAGAAGGAAACCCCCTCCTCCCCCCTATTAACCACCACTGGGTCCCAGCCTGGTTCAAGGCTGAATTCACCTGCAATATCGCCGAATTGCCTAGCGTGCTCGTATAATCCATCAATGGCCTCATTACCGATAACCCTACCCTTAGTGAAGTCCAGGTGAATCCTGTACTCGCAGAACTTCAATTGAACGGCTAATTGATTAACCATTAGGAATAAGACACCATGCTTAAGCCTTGGAATAAGGTAACTGGCTTCACCCCACTTAAGAATCGGCTTACCTTCAATAAGGTTTAATTCGGGCACTTGGCTAATAACCCCCATTACACTATTGCCCCTTGTAAGATTTATAACTATTAATAATTTGAATTAATTCATCCCAATGCTTGAAAACATCATCAGAGAGGTAGTAGGGTGAACCATAGCTATTATTAATTCTGTTGACGAAACCATGCTTCCCTAGAACCATTAAGTGGTATTTAATTGTCTTATAATCCACGCCTAATTCCTTAGCCAACTGATTAATATTCATAGGTCTCTCCCTAAGCTTCTCAATAATCCTAAACCTAACCTCAGCGCCCCTTGAATTAATGAACAACCAAACCACAGTGCTGAACCTGCTACATGATTCCCTAATGGTTAAACCATCCTTAGGCCCAGTACCCATCCTTACTTAAAGGTATTGCCCTTATTTATGCTTTTCCATAATTAAGCTCCTTAACTCACCTCCTGAGTATGGTATTTAGCGATTTAATAATAATTAGTATGCAGACCTTAATCCCAATTTCGAACCCCTTAAGTAGCCCATGGTTAGCAGTATTAGGTTTAACAGTTATCAACACCAATGCAGGAACCTACGGCAGAATTTAAAATTGAACATTGAATTAAAGCTTAGTTCACCGAGGTTCAAGTTCTGTACTAGGAGTCGTGCTCTTCTTAGTTACTATGATTGATTCCTTAAAATTAGGATGTAGAATCCTGGAATTTCAAGGGTGAAATTAATCAAGGTGAAGTGGCTGGGGAAAATTTAAAAAAGCAATAAGCAGGAACCATCAAAGCCGCCGTAGCTCAGCCTGGTGGAGCGGCGGGCTGTTAACCCGTAGGTCCCGGGTTCAAGTCCCGGCGGCGGCGCCAGGGCATGTTCCTAGAATTGAATGATTCTCGATTACCATTTATGATCACGATACCTCCTATTTACTTTTAACTTTGTTGAATTTAAATGATCATTCTTCTCTCTTGGGGTGGATAAAGTACAACGACCTCCTCCTCGTCTTGATGGGTGTGGTTTTTCTTTGGGTGGTTCATTGCCTTCATTCTCATTGCTC
This region of Caldivirga sp. genomic DNA includes:
- a CDS encoding winged helix-turn-helix domain-containing protein, with the translated sequence MGTGPKDGLTIRESCSRFSTVVWLFINSRGAEVRFRIIEKLRERPMNINQLAKELGVDYKTIKYHLMVLGKHGFVNRINNSYGSPYYLSDDVFKHWDELIQIINSYKSYKGQ
- a CDS encoding PD-(D/E)XK nuclease family protein translates to MGVISQVPELNLIEGKPILKWGEASYLIPRLKHGVLFLMVNQLAVQLKFCEYRIHLDFTKGRVIGNEAIDGLYEHARQFGDIAGEFSLEPGWDPVVVNRGEEGVSFFNMRMRNWIGKADFTKPYIEERSVVALIKGVPILGLPDLIINRDGKPWLVIELKTTNRVNRLGFLEPREAYQVEAYYHFLRMMGLGVEGALVVKIIRGIGVRVVDYVEALIKAFTSGVNRSRLSNGVMMHVVKVRETVEFMRETEWAVDYWLGLRNATPSPSPGKCRACDHRSHCPYSLS